The genomic region GAGGGAGAAGAAATTGGAGACTTAATCAAAAAGGTTAAGTGGTGAACACTAGGAACTAAGATGGACAAATTCTATGCATGCAAATGAGCAAAAAGGATGAAATCGATGACATAAGAAAATCCAAAGTCTAACTTGATTAGGCCACgaacttttcctttttgaggATTGATGTCTCTTATTGAACTGTCATTAAGTAATATTTGACAGCTCAGTGAATAAAGAAGTAGTCGTTGGTTCCTGTTAGCATTTGCCGGCCAATTCCAGCTCCAGCTCACTCACTGGTAGCCTGTGTGGCTCCAGCTGCCGTCTTGACCGTTAAAAGGGTCCAAAAGTGGCTCtaaatcttcaaaaaaatatatcacattaaacatttaatatttGTCCATGTTTACCTACAAATGAAATTAGataaatactaataataattagtaGAATATTCTCTACGTGAATGCCACTAATGCTCTCCGTGTTTTGCTAGACATGAACCTAATTCCGCTATGGACAGGTTATGGGCGGTAGGAATTAGGGCCGGTAGCCCCAAATAAGGGCTTGCTTCAGAGGGCCCAGTGTCCATGTGCCACATTAATAATGATGGAAGTATTTCAAAATCTTATCCCAACCATAAAACGtatgtatttttaatttaaaaagttaaattcgAATTCACTTTTTTATAAAACCATCATATCTTAACAAATAAACTTTAAGTAATCACGAAACTTCGATTTAATCATTTATGAGTACAATTTTAACATGATCGGGACATTTCCTCGTATGTCACTAGTTTATTAggaaacaagaaaacaaattaaaatttggttTTTGCAAGAAACTTCGAACAAATATCTCTGGCACTTTAGGAACTTTGGTTACCAATTAATTAGCCAGTTTGCTTAAAGACTACTTTATAACCAAAGCAGACCATACTACAACCTTAATTTACACGACTAAAGCTAATCATGGGGTTGAGTCCAAAAACAATTGGAAATTTGTCCCAATCCTTTGCTATCATTGTCCTTTAAGCCATTGAATGTAAGGTCATTAAATGGCAGTCATTAAGAGATGTTTTGGCAAGAAACATGGCCAACATTTCTTTGTCTGTAAGCTAAGATTGCAGCTTCCTTTCTATCGTGAATGCTTCCAAATGTCAGTCCCCAAACCCAGTTGTAAGGTGGGAAATTTCAGAAAGATCAATCGACTTGTGGCTTATTCTCCCCTTCTGGTCGGAAATTGCTCGTACAAATTTCCGAATGCAGTTTCCAGGAAAATGACTGAAAGGTGGAAAGCAGGACCCGGTTTTTAACCGTCTAACGACGTTTGTCCTTTTCCTAGTGGTGTCGGCACTTCCAAAGTTAAGTTTGTCGCTAAATGTTGTTCCAATCCAACGGTTTtgtctgttttttttttttgtgcagTGGGGTATTACAAAAGGTTGGCTAAAGGCTAAAATATTTGTTTGGTGAATCTCAAAATCCCAAAGGCTAACTTACAAAGATACTAGAATATACAAAtctatataaatataagagttaggtttaagtaaattattgttatttttctaATATAAGAAGTCAATATCCAAATGTAAACCCCAAAATTCTCTTAATTTGCCtaattttaacaattaaaagaaaaactatgCAAAAAATTtaggaggaaaaagaaaattgaaatatataaacacCACAAAATGGTCAAACATGTATATAATATGTAATATTCTGCTTGTCTCTAAATGcttgtttttttaaatatttatgaggattaagacaaaaattttgtttttaatgtattttatattaaagtttgaaattttttgtaatataaatatttaatgtttttaatatgaaaaagtaaaaaaaatcatgaaaataaatttgaaatattaaaaaagtaaGAATATTAGATGAGGTTTATattgaagttttaaaaaaatgactttattttgaaaaactcgaaaacaaaatatgaagaaaagagtctaaaaataaaagaaaaaatgttttaaaatatttttaaaaaaaaacgaaaGGAGTCTATCTATAATAATGTAACCAAATTTAACTAGCtgttattttcaaatcaattaaataacaaatattAGATCCTATTCTTGAGtgaattacataaaaaaaaagcaaagaacaagaaaatagtACTAGTAGAGATTGAGTAAAGGTTagtaaaaacaagaaaaacccaaaatatatctcaaattcaaattctgGTATTATTGCCCATTCAAGAATGGGCAACATTGATTTACTTTTTCCGGTACAaactcaaaagaaaagaaaaggagagaaaagaaaaagaagtacgTGCATTTTTTTGGAGGATTTGAGAAAAACCTCAGATATCTCACAATTTCTCTACTTTTAAAAGCTGTACATTAACTTGCAGGGATGAATTTATTAACCCTAACGTTAATCAACCTCCGGGAAAGGTCACCGTTAATAATGGAAACAAACCAatcctaatttaattaattacaccgccttttttttttatcaactaTACGCAAAGACCTCCCTCCTGACCGACACCGGCGTCGCCGCTAAAGACTTGACGGCTGACGTTCGGCCCGGCGTGGCGGGAAGCCTCGAAGTGAAGTTGATAAAGGGAAGCTCGTCGGCTCGGCTCGACTCGTCCTCGAAATTCAGCGCGTAACTCATGGGGTCGTAACTGAAATCCGACGAGGAGCTGTAGTGCTTGCGCCCTCCCTTCCCGATCCTGGCGATGAGGTACTTGCACTTGTCCTTTATTACACGAGGCGATCTCGGCGTCCTTCCCTTCATCTCCTCCGACGGCTCCACGGCGGCGCCTATATACGGCGTCGTTCGGAAGCAGCAGATTGAGGATTTCAACTTCTCCTTGACTCTCTCTGTTGGCGATGAGAAACTGAAGCTTTCGTTGTACATTCTGGTTTCCGATCAACAAGAACCAAGatctgtttctttctttttcttgtgatTTGATTTTCGAGACGCTGATGGGAGAGAGGAGCAAGGGGGAActggaaaaatatatatgtataggtTGAGGGAAAAGCTGAATGAAAAAGAGTTGGATAAGGACGCGAGTTTGGCGGGCGAGTACATACAAATCCGGTGAGCTGGAGAGTGGCGATAAAACCGTGGGAGGTACGTGGCAAGTGGTTTTTGTGTTGAACCCGCGTGAGATTTTTCTGGGGTAATTCAGTAATTAAGTAATATACAAATAAGCAGATTATTTCTTAAGAACATTACCTAATTCGTTTCAATGTCCAAACTGCTTGATCTATCTAAACCAGGATGTAAATTTGCTTAGTTTTTTAGTTTAAAGAgtcatgaaatttttttccctttaacTTGGAGAAATTAATAGTGCTTAATTTATATTTCTACTTAAAAAATAGTATTAATTCTGTAATTGTATTGGCGACTTATAACAATtacattaataattaatatagaGCTATATTATATGATGATTAATTAGAATTGACCACTAATCACATGTCATGCTATTAAGAGTAGCCTAAAAATAAATGAGTTAACGTCCAAAAGTGCATACGTGTCCTTAAAGAATGGTGGGTTAAGAttgataatgaaaatattcatACTGAAATTCGATTGtagaattaaatattaatataactCAGAATATtgaatttattcaattaaaaatattaattaattttatttaaacaatttGAATAATGTCGTAATTACCGGTTAGTCAGCACATGCTTTAGTTTTAGTAGAGAGTAAACAAGTGGTAGAATGAGAGTGTGAGCTTGgtggttttatttttctaaaagcAGTCAACATAGTAGGCGTAGGCAGCAGTAGCTGCTTTtgactattattattattattttattagtaacGTAGGCAATGCGTGGATTCAGATAAGGATGCATTGCATTCTGCATGGATCACGTCGGAAAAGCGAAAGGTGAATTGGATTCGGGCTTTTTTCGATTTCGGTATTGCTTTTTAGGATCACGGGTCGAGAAGAGAAACGTGGCAGCATCCGTCCATCGTCGCTAACAGTGCTTGAGGTTCTGTGCATCAAGGTAACGAGACGCCCGCCGCCCGACGCAGCCGGTGGGCCATATCCTcctctttctttgttttgtgcGCGCTGATCATGGAAGCTATGGGATATTCCATAGCACAGGAGATTCGCGCCCACTAagaaaaactatatatatatatatatatatatatataagtattatggaatacttaaaaaaaaagaaaaagaaaaaaatggtttTTGGGCAAGAAagataataagaaaaagaagaatgattttttttcctttcttgatttgtctttctctttttcaaatattttattaaaataaactataatttagaaaattaattacattaaatataaaaaaaatcaattaatttataatttttaaaaaattacaactgTCACAGCACAATGAGATAAAA from Theobroma cacao cultivar B97-61/B2 chromosome 9, Criollo_cocoa_genome_V2, whole genome shotgun sequence harbors:
- the LOC108663461 gene encoding uncharacterized protein LOC108663461, with protein sequence MYNESFSFSSPTERVKEKLKSSICCFRTTPYIGAAVEPSEEMKGRTPRSPRVIKDKCKYLIARIGKGGRKHYSSSSDFSYDPMSYALNFEDESSRADELPFINFTSRLPATPGRTSAVKSLAATPVSVRREVFAYS